The Halorhabdus sp. BNX81 genome includes a region encoding these proteins:
- the fer gene encoding ferredoxin Fer: protein MPTVEYLNYEVLDDHGWDMDDADLFEKAESSDLGENDYGEIDVAEGEYILEAAEAQGYDWPFSCRAGACANCAAIVKEGEIDMDMQQILSDEEVEDKGVRLTCVGTPTEDDVKIVYNAKHLDYLQNRVI from the coding sequence ATGCCCACTGTAGAATACCTCAACTACGAAGTGCTGGACGATCACGGATGGGACATGGACGACGCCGACCTTTTCGAGAAGGCCGAGTCGTCCGATCTCGGTGAGAACGACTACGGCGAAATCGACGTCGCCGAAGGCGAATACATTCTGGAGGCCGCAGAGGCCCAAGGCTACGACTGGCCGTTCTCGTGTCGCGCCGGTGCGTGTGCCAACTGTGCTGCCATCGTCAAGGAGGGCGAAATCGACATGGACATGCAGCAGATTCTCTCCGACGAGGAAGTCGAGGACAAGGGTGTTCGCCTGACGTGTGTCGGGACGCCTACCGAGGACGACGTCAAGATCGTCTACAACGCCAAGCATCTGGATTACCTCCAGAACCGCGTCATCTGA
- a CDS encoding histidine kinase N-terminal 7TM domain-containing protein, translating to MEASLYVVAVLVSSGLAVSVATWLWSHDLDRAARVFALMLSLYPLVGLFVVGEIVATDRTLAIAFFVLHAAVVAVIVPLWFLFAIRYTDRGHWLTRPRLLAFGGLLAVLAAIQLTDPIHGLVYEYAITTDPFHHVAATPTPLFPIFALFQTVPYLGAMGLLGYHAAVEAPAKRKRTLALIVGFLPPLFTVAGWNAGVIPGPLDGASNIASAWSLAFVAWAVFRYQLFDILSLARKRVFEDLRDPIVVVDPDRRILDVNRAAVGTFPALADADSAKLEERLPPIVEDDTIVQSFTDYGEESREFEVSISPLVTAGDTQGYGLVIRDVTAINRQIRDLKQQSAQLERFASTLSHDLRNPLNVANGRSELALETGDLSHLEATLDAQQRMGQIIDDVLALSREGRTIDEPERVRLKPVFEDAWASTATPSATEEIEPDADVVVYADPGRLQNVFENLIRNAVEHASPTADDGATDDEPSDDQPAGRDATGVTITLGRHAEGFYVEDDGPGVPADERERVFEYAYTTEETGTGLGLAIVDAIASAHGWSVSMTEGSRGGARVVFSGVDIVEAGPEAVEEVPGVVTDGRESTG from the coding sequence ATGGAAGCGTCGCTCTACGTGGTCGCGGTTCTCGTCTCCAGCGGCCTCGCCGTTTCCGTGGCCACGTGGCTGTGGTCGCACGATCTGGACCGCGCCGCGCGGGTGTTCGCGCTGATGCTGTCGCTGTATCCGCTCGTGGGGCTGTTCGTCGTCGGCGAGATCGTCGCGACCGATCGGACGCTCGCGATCGCGTTTTTCGTCCTTCACGCCGCGGTCGTCGCCGTGATCGTCCCGCTGTGGTTTCTCTTCGCGATCCGCTATACGGACCGCGGGCACTGGCTCACGCGTCCCCGACTCCTGGCGTTCGGGGGCTTGCTGGCGGTCCTCGCCGCCATCCAGCTGACGGACCCGATCCATGGCCTGGTCTACGAGTACGCGATCACCACCGACCCGTTCCACCACGTGGCCGCGACGCCGACGCCGCTGTTTCCGATCTTCGCGCTCTTCCAGACGGTCCCCTATCTCGGCGCGATGGGGCTGCTGGGCTATCACGCGGCGGTCGAAGCGCCGGCCAAGCGCAAGCGGACGCTGGCGCTGATCGTCGGGTTCCTGCCCCCGCTTTTCACCGTCGCCGGCTGGAACGCCGGTGTCATCCCGGGGCCCCTCGACGGCGCCAGCAACATCGCCTCGGCGTGGTCGCTCGCGTTCGTCGCCTGGGCGGTGTTTCGCTACCAGCTGTTCGACATCCTTTCGCTCGCCCGCAAACGCGTCTTCGAGGACCTGCGAGATCCGATCGTCGTCGTCGACCCCGACCGCCGGATCCTCGATGTCAACCGGGCGGCCGTCGGGACGTTCCCCGCCCTCGCTGATGCCGACAGCGCGAAACTGGAGGAACGCCTCCCGCCGATCGTCGAAGACGACACGATCGTCCAGTCGTTCACGGACTACGGGGAGGAGTCCCGCGAGTTCGAGGTCAGCATCTCCCCGCTCGTGACGGCGGGAGACACGCAGGGGTACGGACTCGTGATCCGGGACGTCACGGCGATCAACCGACAGATCCGGGACCTCAAACAGCAGTCCGCACAGCTCGAACGGTTCGCGAGCACGCTGTCGCACGACCTCCGGAACCCGCTGAACGTCGCCAACGGGCGCTCGGAGCTGGCACTCGAAACGGGCGACCTCTCGCACCTCGAAGCCACACTCGACGCCCAACAGCGCATGGGCCAGATCATCGACGACGTCCTCGCGCTCTCCCGGGAGGGCCGCACGATCGACGAACCGGAACGAGTCCGGCTGAAACCCGTCTTCGAGGACGCCTGGGCGTCGACGGCGACTCCGTCCGCCACCGAGGAGATCGAACCGGACGCGGACGTGGTCGTCTACGCCGACCCCGGGCGCCTCCAGAACGTCTTCGAAAACCTCATCCGCAATGCGGTGGAGCACGCCTCACCGACGGCCGACGACGGGGCGACCGACGACGAGCCGTCGGACGACCAGCCGGCCGGTAGGGACGCGACCGGCGTGACGATCACGCTCGGCCGCCACGCCGAGGGGTTCTACGTCGAGGACGACGGCCCGGGCGTGCCGGCGGACGAACGCGAGCGGGTGTTCGAGTACGCCTACACGACAGAGGAGACCGGTACGGGTCTCGGGCTCGCCATCGTCGACGCGATCGCGAGCGCGCACGGCTGGTCGGTGAGCATGACCGAGGGGTCCCGGGGCGGTGCCCGGGTCGTGTTCTCCGGGGTGGATATCGTCGAGGCGGGGCCGGAGGCTGTCGAGGAAGTGCCCGGCGTAGTCACGGACGGTCGAGAATCGACAGGGTGA